In Halobaculum sp. XH14, a single genomic region encodes these proteins:
- a CDS encoding DUF7553 family protein yields the protein MSRQELEDASDHLRRAAERAEGDTREKLGEQAHRFADAANRENGPDHGWLDRHTHVVRELATDLDEEGQEQVEAAVERINAYRETVPGV from the coding sequence ATGAGCAGACAGGAACTCGAGGACGCCAGCGACCACCTGCGCCGGGCTGCCGAACGCGCGGAGGGGGACACGCGGGAGAAACTCGGCGAACAGGCGCACCGCTTTGCCGACGCAGCGAACCGGGAGAACGGCCCCGACCACGGCTGGCTCGACCGTCACACCCACGTCGTCCGCGAACTCGCCACGGACCTGGACGAGGAGGGCCAAGAGCAAGTCGAGGCGGCGGTCGAGCGGATCAATGCCTACCGGGAGACCGTTCCCGGCGTCTGA
- a CDS encoding transcription antitermination protein, which translates to MNGETFLSDLRARNETALSRLGSSKSLYALTGGEMAANAVRAAAAAEAAAAAERFEAWSATEGSGDAAALFGAVGEDGRDHRDAVAPDGFDADEARSFPEYEVLADLETTPARAGGLLARCLLADTRTGQVVGFFVGNADPTAANEFRDLRADVSDRLGEATDLLDEVCEADEEWAAAREAADAVVEAAYDDYVETLEGMGVKPKNVC; encoded by the coding sequence ATGAACGGCGAAACCTTTCTCTCGGACCTGCGCGCGCGCAACGAGACGGCGCTCTCGCGGCTGGGCTCCTCGAAGTCGCTCTACGCGCTGACCGGCGGCGAGATGGCCGCGAACGCGGTGCGCGCGGCGGCCGCCGCCGAGGCCGCCGCGGCGGCCGAGCGGTTCGAGGCCTGGAGCGCCACGGAGGGCAGCGGGGACGCCGCCGCCCTGTTCGGCGCGGTCGGCGAGGACGGGCGGGACCACCGGGACGCGGTCGCGCCCGACGGGTTCGACGCCGATGAGGCCAGGTCGTTCCCGGAGTACGAGGTGCTCGCGGACCTGGAGACGACGCCCGCCCGCGCCGGCGGCCTGCTCGCCCGCTGTCTGCTCGCCGACACGCGGACCGGACAGGTGGTCGGCTTCTTCGTCGGCAACGCGGACCCGACGGCCGCAAACGAGTTCCGCGACCTGCGCGCCGACGTCTCCGACCGCCTCGGCGAGGCGACGGACCTCCTCGACGAGGTCTGTGAGGCCGACGAGGAGTGGGCGGCGGCCCGCGAGGCGGCCGACGCGGTCGTCGAGGCCGCCTACGACGACTACGTCGAGACGCTGGAGGGGATGGGCGTGAAGCCGAAGAACGTCTGCTGA
- a CDS encoding stage II sporulation protein M produces the protein MSTDRSPSLSDAFTGAGRVLADHPVAVVSAYLLVVAVVPIARVPFLVALTAAVGVLAAAGRIEPVVQALAEQASISEDGGLGGGGIGEGGIGGGFGGGDPPISPELERAVEGLFVPEVGLLLVAGVLLTVVVAVLVGAVATAVSTGTVWAALDGRPPLEDGVATAGRWPTFLGVTLVRAVAVLVPVAVPVALTLGIATLAGGIGVSVGVAVGALLVLAGALVSLLVYLLLVFAEAAVVVDGAGTVEAVRGSLGFVRRNVLATVVFALVALGVYVGASVAVGLLNLVGVNRLGALVLSLTVAPLLDAFAVALYAETGLPAADRAPLGTRVRGALADGWSALWRFVREHPAANAAGALLLTGGAVAGYLFTAPMGVTLPPPENVATVFGVVPVGPFLNIAANNWLVSAGTAFGGLAAGVPAAASLLFNGVLIGALGGIFDRVAFLALVAPHGVIELPAIAVAGGLGVHLGVVGWRGARGRSDAGTVAAELRRATWVLVGLALVLVVASFVEAFLTPRIAAFVLG, from the coding sequence ATGTCCACCGATCGGTCCCCGTCGCTCTCCGACGCGTTCACCGGCGCCGGCCGCGTGCTCGCCGACCACCCCGTCGCCGTCGTGTCCGCCTACCTGCTCGTGGTCGCCGTGGTGCCCATCGCTCGCGTTCCGTTCCTGGTCGCGCTGACCGCCGCAGTCGGCGTGCTGGCCGCGGCCGGCCGCATCGAACCCGTCGTCCAGGCGCTCGCGGAACAGGCGAGCATCTCGGAGGACGGGGGGCTCGGCGGCGGCGGCATCGGCGAGGGCGGCATCGGCGGCGGGTTCGGCGGGGGCGACCCGCCGATCTCGCCGGAACTCGAGCGGGCCGTCGAGGGATTGTTCGTGCCGGAGGTCGGCCTGCTCCTCGTCGCGGGGGTGCTCCTCACGGTAGTCGTGGCGGTGCTCGTGGGGGCGGTCGCCACGGCGGTCTCGACGGGGACGGTGTGGGCCGCCCTCGACGGGCGGCCGCCGCTGGAGGACGGCGTCGCCACCGCGGGGCGCTGGCCGACGTTCCTCGGCGTGACGCTCGTCCGCGCGGTCGCCGTGCTCGTGCCCGTCGCCGTCCCGGTCGCGCTCACGCTCGGAATCGCCACGCTCGCGGGGGGCATCGGTGTCAGCGTCGGCGTCGCGGTGGGCGCGCTGCTCGTGCTCGCGGGCGCGCTGGTGTCGCTGCTGGTCTACCTGCTGTTGGTGTTCGCCGAGGCGGCGGTCGTCGTCGACGGCGCGGGAACGGTGGAGGCGGTCCGCGGGAGCCTCGGGTTCGTCCGCCGGAACGTGCTGGCGACGGTCGTGTTCGCGCTCGTCGCGCTGGGCGTCTACGTCGGGGCGAGCGTGGCTGTCGGCCTCCTCAACCTCGTGGGCGTGAACCGGCTCGGCGCGCTGGTGCTCTCGCTGACGGTCGCGCCGCTGCTGGACGCCTTCGCGGTCGCCCTGTACGCCGAGACCGGGCTCCCGGCGGCCGATCGGGCGCCGCTCGGCACTCGGGTTCGCGGCGCGCTCGCCGACGGCTGGAGCGCACTCTGGCGGTTCGTCCGCGAGCACCCGGCCGCCAACGCCGCCGGGGCGCTGCTGCTCACCGGCGGGGCCGTCGCCGGCTACCTGTTCACCGCGCCGATGGGCGTCACGCTCCCGCCGCCCGAGAACGTCGCGACCGTGTTCGGCGTGGTCCCGGTCGGCCCGTTCCTCAACATCGCGGCGAACAACTGGCTCGTCTCGGCCGGCACCGCCTTCGGCGGGCTGGCGGCCGGCGTCCCCGCGGCGGCCTCGCTGCTGTTCAACGGCGTGCTCATCGGGGCGCTCGGCGGCATCTTCGACCGGGTGGCGTTCCTCGCGCTGGTCGCGCCACACGGGGTCATCGAACTCCCCGCCATCGCCGTCGCGGGCGGGCTCGGCGTCCACCTCGGCGTCGTCGGGTGGCGCGGCGCGCGCGGCCGGTCGGACGCGGGGACGGTCGCCGCGGAGCTCCGCCGGGCGACGTGGGTGCTCGTGGGACTCGCGCTGGTGCTCGTCGTCGCCTCGTTCGTCGAGGCGTTCCTCACGCCCCGCATCGCGGCGTTCGTGCTCGGGTGA
- a CDS encoding sulfurtransferase, with protein MTDYAKDVLVSADWVEDHLDEFESDDPAYRLVEVDVDTEAYGTGHAPGAIGFNWETQLQDQTQRDVLTKEDFEALNASHGISDDSTVVLYGDSSNWFAAYTYWQYKYFGHDDVRLLNGGRDYWLENDYPLTEEVPDFPETTYEAEEPDESIRAYRDQVGDAIDAGVPLVDVRSPEEFRGEILAPPGLQETAQRGGHIPGARNISWAATVNEDGTFKTADELQELYGEVIDSGDDEIVAYCRIGERSSIAWFALHELLGQDQTVNYDGSWTEWGNLVGAPVETGDAE; from the coding sequence ATGACGGACTACGCCAAGGACGTACTCGTGTCGGCGGACTGGGTCGAGGACCACCTCGACGAGTTCGAGTCGGACGACCCCGCGTATCGGCTGGTGGAGGTCGACGTGGACACCGAGGCCTACGGGACGGGCCACGCGCCCGGTGCCATCGGCTTCAACTGGGAGACGCAGCTCCAGGACCAGACCCAGCGCGACGTGCTCACCAAGGAGGACTTCGAGGCGCTGAACGCCAGTCACGGCATCAGCGACGACTCGACGGTCGTCCTGTACGGCGACTCATCGAACTGGTTTGCCGCCTACACCTACTGGCAGTACAAGTACTTCGGCCACGACGACGTGCGCCTGCTCAACGGCGGGCGCGACTACTGGCTGGAGAACGACTACCCGCTCACCGAGGAGGTGCCCGACTTCCCGGAGACGACCTACGAGGCCGAGGAGCCGGACGAGTCCATCCGCGCGTACCGCGACCAGGTGGGTGACGCCATCGACGCCGGCGTCCCGCTCGTCGACGTGCGCTCGCCCGAGGAGTTCCGCGGCGAGATCCTCGCCCCGCCGGGCCTGCAGGAGACCGCCCAGCGCGGCGGCCACATCCCCGGCGCGCGCAACATCTCGTGGGCCGCGACGGTCAACGAGGACGGGACGTTCAAGACCGCCGACGAGCTGCAGGAGCTCTACGGCGAGGTCATCGACTCGGGCGACGACGAGATCGTCGCCTACTGCCGCATCGGCGAGCGCTCCTCGATCGCCTGGTTCGCGCTCCACGAACTGCTCGGACAGGACCAGACCGTCAACTACGACGGCTCCTGGACCGAATGGGGCAACCTTGTCGGCGCGCCCGTCGAGACGGGCGACGCGGAGTAG
- a CDS encoding sulfurtransferase, which translates to MDTFVSADWLAERLEDVRVVDVRDGWEYEGIGHLPGAVSIPFGEFRSGEGDEGMLPGADRWADLLSAAGIGVEDDVVAYDDTHGVFAARFLVTAELYGHDPARLHLLDGDYSAWSRERPTTTDAVEPDPTEYEPREPADSPLVGFDEVAAALEAEGTVVVDTREAWEFEEGHLPGAVQLDWMELVDAESRGLKPRDELASILADRGVTPDRRVLLYCNTARRISHTYLVLGHLGYDDLAFYEGSLTEWEARGGATETGT; encoded by the coding sequence ATGGACACCTTCGTCTCGGCCGACTGGCTCGCCGAGCGGCTCGAGGACGTGCGGGTCGTGGACGTGCGGGACGGGTGGGAGTACGAGGGCATCGGCCACCTTCCCGGGGCGGTTTCGATCCCCTTCGGCGAGTTCCGCAGCGGCGAGGGCGACGAGGGGATGCTCCCGGGCGCCGACCGCTGGGCCGACCTGCTCTCGGCGGCGGGCATCGGCGTCGAGGACGACGTCGTCGCCTACGACGACACCCACGGCGTGTTCGCGGCCCGCTTTCTCGTCACCGCCGAACTGTACGGCCACGACCCCGCGAGGCTCCACCTGCTGGACGGCGACTACTCCGCCTGGAGCCGCGAGCGCCCGACGACGACCGACGCGGTGGAGCCGGACCCGACCGAGTACGAACCCCGCGAGCCGGCGGACTCGCCGCTCGTCGGCTTCGACGAGGTCGCCGCCGCGCTGGAGGCCGAGGGGACGGTCGTCGTCGACACCCGCGAGGCGTGGGAGTTCGAGGAGGGCCACCTCCCCGGCGCGGTGCAGCTCGACTGGATGGAACTCGTCGACGCCGAGTCGCGCGGGCTGAAACCCCGGGACGAACTGGCGTCGATCCTCGCGGATCGGGGCGTCACGCCCGACCGTCGCGTGCTGCTCTACTGCAACACGGCGCGGCGCATCAGCCACACGTACCTCGTGCTCGGCCACCTCGGCTACGACGACCTCGCGTTCTACGAGGGGAGCCTCACCGAGTGGGAGGCGCGCGGCGGGGCGACGGAGACCGGGACGTAG
- a CDS encoding AI-2E family transporter has protein sequence MPPSRRTVLTALLAAMLSLTVVVLFGVLATVVFAVTVAYVLYPLRQELRRRGLSTRLAAATATTTAFLALLVIAGPIAYVLYSRRAEFVDFLRAIPAAITVDVGGLTYVVETDPLLEVAIAAVRSLATSLATAAPVFALKALLFVLVVYGILYAPTSPRTAVLRLCPGEYHDIVFALHRRTASTLRAIYVLQAATAFGTFLVAFVLLVALGYRSPFALAVVAGLLQFVPVLGPSIVVVALAAVDVVAGNVVRALLVTGLGLFFVGFVPDAVIRSRLASETTDMPVSVYFVGFVGGLLSLGAIGFVVGPLVVALLAEVVSLLSDGTASEQTQLSGVTDGRGSSDGAVGDGGTTGDAHVAGDDVDDAPDGVAGTEPTDG, from the coding sequence GTGCCCCCGAGTCGCCGCACCGTCCTGACCGCGCTGCTGGCGGCGATGCTCTCGCTCACGGTGGTCGTGCTGTTCGGCGTGCTCGCCACGGTCGTATTCGCCGTGACGGTCGCGTACGTCCTCTACCCGCTCCGCCAGGAACTCCGTCGGCGTGGGCTCTCGACGCGCCTCGCGGCGGCGACGGCGACGACGACGGCGTTCCTCGCGCTGCTGGTCATCGCCGGCCCCATCGCGTACGTCCTCTACTCCCGGCGGGCGGAGTTCGTCGACTTCCTCCGGGCCATCCCGGCCGCGATCACCGTCGACGTGGGCGGGCTCACGTACGTCGTCGAGACCGACCCGCTGCTCGAGGTTGCCATCGCCGCCGTCCGCTCGCTGGCGACCTCGCTGGCGACCGCGGCGCCCGTGTTCGCGCTGAAGGCGCTCCTGTTCGTGCTGGTCGTCTACGGCATCCTCTACGCGCCGACCTCGCCTCGGACCGCGGTCCTGCGGCTCTGTCCGGGCGAGTACCACGACATCGTGTTCGCGCTCCACCGCCGGACGGCCAGCACCCTTCGGGCGATCTACGTGCTCCAGGCGGCCACCGCGTTCGGGACGTTCCTCGTCGCGTTCGTCCTCCTCGTGGCGCTGGGCTACCGGTCGCCGTTCGCGCTCGCGGTCGTCGCTGGCCTCCTGCAGTTCGTCCCCGTGCTCGGGCCGAGCATCGTCGTGGTCGCGCTCGCGGCGGTCGACGTCGTCGCCGGCAACGTCGTCCGGGCGCTGCTGGTCACGGGGCTCGGCCTGTTCTTCGTCGGCTTCGTCCCGGACGCGGTCATCCGGTCGCGGCTGGCCAGCGAGACGACGGACATGCCCGTCTCGGTGTACTTCGTCGGCTTCGTCGGCGGCCTCCTGTCGCTGGGCGCCATCGGCTTCGTCGTCGGCCCGCTCGTCGTCGCGCTGCTCGCGGAGGTCGTGAGCCTCCTCTCGGACGGCACGGCGAGCGAGCAGACGCAACTGTCGGGCGTGACCGACGGGCGTGGGTCGAGCGACGGTGCGGTCGGTGACGGCGGGACGACCGGGGACGCCCACGTCGCCGGCGACGACGTGGACGACGCGCCCGACGGCGTCGCCGGGACCGAGCCGACGGACGGGTGA
- a CDS encoding DUF7344 domain-containing protein yields MVALSEESRAFDVAPETAFEVLADDRRRAVLSVLRDSAETCVPVAELVDDVAAMRSEHGRCDRERVAVRFHHATLPKLADSGVIEHDSGEGTVRYRAHPFVDACLDLLAEHGAGTGTN; encoded by the coding sequence ATGGTGGCGCTGAGCGAGGAGTCCCGCGCGTTCGACGTCGCGCCCGAAACGGCGTTCGAGGTGCTGGCCGACGACCGCCGCCGCGCCGTCCTGTCGGTGCTCCGCGACTCGGCCGAGACCTGCGTTCCCGTCGCGGAACTCGTCGACGACGTCGCGGCGATGCGATCGGAACACGGCCGGTGCGACCGGGAACGGGTCGCCGTTCGGTTCCATCACGCGACGCTGCCGAAGCTAGCGGATTCGGGCGTGATCGAACACGATTCGGGGGAGGGGACCGTCCGCTATCGGGCCCACCCGTTCGTGGACGCGTGTCTCGACCTCCTCGCGGAGCACGGGGCAGGAACGGGGACGAACTGA